ACGCCACGATGGCAAAACGACGCTGCACGACGTGGTGATCATTCTCTATGGCCGGACAGTGGACGAACAGCACAAGGAACGAACGGACCGCATTTATGGCAACGAGTTCGAATACGATCAGCCAAACGGCGTCATCCGTGCCGTCGGCGAGGTGCATATCGACCTTCAGGCTCCCGGTGCGACCGACCCGCATGCAGCGGTGGCTGCTGCGCGCCGTGCAGGCTCCCAGGACGAATCGCAGGAGCACGATGTAATCCACGTTCGCACCAGCGGCCTGGTCTTTCTGCAGAAGCTGGGCGTAGCGGCGACGGACGAGCCGCTCGATTTCCACGCTAACGGAGTGGACGGCGACGCGCGAGGCGCAGACTACGACTCGGATACGGGCGTCCTGATTCTTCGCAAAGACGTGAAGCTGCGGTCTACCCGGCCCGGCAGCGAGTCGGCAACGGTCTTCGCCAACCGCGCAGAGCTCGACCGCCTGCAACACAAGGCCGTTTTCAACGTCGCGCACTTCCAATCGCCGGAGCGCAACCTGACAGCGGACAATGTCTTCCTTGATCTTCGCGACAACGGATCGCCGCAGCACGCCCGCGCGGAAGGCCACGTCGTGATGATCGGCCAGGATGGCAGCCGCGTTGAGACGCCGCATGCGGAGACCAATCTGTCGGAGAACAACCAGCCTCAGTTCCTGAAGATGATAGACGGTGTGCGCTACACCAGCGAAACCGCCGCCAGCGAATCGCGTGCGGTACAGGTGAAATTCAACAAGTTTGGCCGCGCGGAGACCGCGGACCTCTCCGGCAGCGTGCGGGGAAATGAGACGTCTGTAGTCGAAAAGCGCAGTGTCTCCGCGGACCACGTCAACCTGCACTTCTCCTCGGTGGGCAAGGGACCAGCCTCTTTGCGTGAGATCAAAGCCACGGGAGCTGCCCAGGTTACGACGACACCGCTCGCGACCCCGAAGGGAAGCGGCCCGGCTTCCACTGTGCTCTCCGCGGACACTCTGGTCGCCGATTTGGACGGGGAAGGGAAACTCGCCCACATTACACATCTCACCGGAGAGGGCCACACGGCGATGGAGCAAACGCTCGCCGATGGAGGACTGAGAAAGAGCACGTCGGACCACCTCGACGCGCATCTGAGTGCACCGTCGAAGGTCTTGCCTGCGAACGCAGGCCCGAAGAAGCCCGCAAAGCAGGAGATCCCTCTCGAATCGGCTGTGCAGACGGGGAACGTTGTCATCCTCGATCGCCAGATGCCTGCCCCCGCAAAGAAGCCGAAATCCTCCTCCGCTGCGACCGCCGCTACGGAGAGTCACGCCACCGCCGCGCGTGCCGAATTCGACGGACCTACCGACCGCGTCGTTCTGACCGGATCTCCGCGCATCGACAGCGGCGGCACGAACATCGTGGCGGACCGCATCGGCCTCAATCGCTCCACCGGCGACGCCGACGCCACCGGGAACGTCAAGGGAAGCTACGCCTCCGAGCCAGGACGCGATCCTATGCACGTACTGGCGGCCAGCGCAGAGTTCCATCACGCGGCCTCTTCCGCCAGCTTCTTCGGAGTCAACGGCGGCAACGCCCGTCTGTGGCAGGGATCGTCCATGGTGGAAGCCCCCGTGATCGATCTCGACCAGAAGACGCAGACGTTGCACGCGCACACCGACCACATCGACGCGAAAAACACGGTCCACACCTCGCTCCTCAACCAAGTGAGCAGCGGCCCCCCCAAAGCCTCCGCCACAGTAAAACCAAGGCCCGCCAACGGAGGCGTCACCCGGATCGTGGCCTCCGATCTCCTCTACCGTGGTGATTTGCCTCAGCCCACCGCCGTTTTCAGCGGCGGTGCCCGTGTCCAGAACGGCGATGGCATCATCGTGTCGGACGTCGTGACGGCGACGATGAAGCCCGCAGCCGACAAGACAACTCCGCAAGCCGGTGCCATGATGGCAGGAGCGGTTGACCATATCGTGGCTGAAGGGGCGGTTCATCTTCAGCAGACGGGACGCTCGGGAACGGGCTCGCGGCTCACTTATGATGTGGCTGAGGGAGACTATGTTCTCTCCGGCACGCCCGATGCACCGCCCCACGTTACCGACGCGCAACACGGCCAGGTCACAGGTGCTTCGTTGCTCTTCCACGCTGGCGATGATAGCGTCGTAATCGTTGCGGCTCCCGGAAAACGGGTCCGGGCAGAGACGCGCGTCAAGCGTTGACAGGCGATTCACCAGATTGATGAAGAGGCTTTCTACCGAAGAAATTACGAAGACCTATGGCGGACGCCAGGTGGTCCGGGGCGTAAGCCTGCACATCGAACAGGGCGAGGTCGTCGGCCTTCTCGGCCCCAATGGCGCCGGGAAAACCACCAGTTTCTACATGATCGTCGGCCTGGTGAAGCCCGACCTCGGTCGCATCCTGATCGATACGGACGATATCTCACGGCTTCCCATGTACCTCCGCGCGCGCAATCACGGCATCAGTTACCTGCCGCAGGAACCTTCGGTCTTCCGCAAACTGACCGTCGAAGAAAACATTCTTGCCGTCCTTGAAACCCAGCAGATCCCCTGGGAGGCCCGCAAGGTCCGCACCGAACGGCTCATCGAACAGCTCAACCTCGGGCACATCCGCAAAACCCGCGGCTACGCTCTCTCCGGTGGCGAACGCCGCCGCGTCGAAATCGCGCGCTGCTTGGCCATTGAGCCCTCTTTCATTCTGCTGGACGAGCCCTTCTCGGGCATCGACCCTATCGCCATCCTGGACCTGCAGCAGATTATCTTCTCGCTCAAGGCGAACGGAATCGGTGTGCTGATCACAGACCACAATGTGCGCGAAACGCTTAACGTCACCGACCGCGCGTACATCATCAACGAGGGGCGGATCTTCCGTCATGGAAGTCCCGGCGAACTTGGCCGCGATCCTGAGGTCAAGCGTCTCTATCTCGGTGAAAACTTTTCTCTCTAGTCCTGATTCCGGAATTCACGGTACTTCAGTAAACCCTTATATTTTGTTCAGCTTGCAAACAGGCGCCAGAGCTCGCATGGGGCATGTAGACTACGCTCATGTGCGTTGGCTATCTACGTGCATGAGAGGAACCCGCTGAGCTTGAATCTCCGGCCCAAAATGAACCTTAAGGTTTCGCAGCGCCAGGTCCTTACCCCTGGGCTGGTGCAGATGGTCAGCGTCCTCGCGCTGAACAAGCTGGAACTTAAGGAGATGATCAACGCCGAAATCGTTGAGAATCCGGTGCTTGAAGAGATCGAAGAGAGCTCGCATACTCTCGACGAGATCTCCGGCCGTGAAGGGGACCGTGAGCGCTCCGCGGAAGAAGTCGCGCAGCAGAAGACCGAGACGGAAAAAGATCCCTTCGACGAGATCGACTTCGGCAGTTATTTTCAGGACTATCTCGACCCCGGATTTCGTGCAACCTCGTCCAATTTTGAAGAGTTCGATAAACCTTCGTTTGAAAACTTTCTATCGACCCCCACCACGCTGAGCGACCATCTCCTCTGGCAGGTAGGTTCACTCACGCTGGCGCCGGATCTTCGCGAGGCAGTGGAGTCGATCCTGGGCAACCTGGACGACAACGGCTACCTCACCGCCGCGGACGACGAGATCTTCTCGCCCGAGACCGCCACCGAGCTGCGGCAGATGGCGCTCGCCGTCGTGCATCAGCTCGATCCGCTGGGCGTGGGCGCTCGCGATCTGCGCGAATGCCTTCTGCTGCAGGCACGTGCGGCCAACAAGCAGCTATGCGATGCGTTGGAAGATTTCGGAGCGACGCCGGAGATCGACCCTGAAGACGATCCGGATCTTGAAGTCGATACGCTGCGTGCTCGCCTTCGCATCGTCGACACAGCGATTGCAATCGTCCAGAACCACATCGCCCTTCTCGAAAATCGAGACACACGCGAGATCGTTCGCCTCCTGCGCTCGCAGCACGAGATCGTCGAGCAGGCCATCGCCTTTATCCGCACGCTCGACCCTCGTCCCGGCCAGCGATATAACCAGTTCGAGACCCGACTGATCGAACCCGATGTTGCTTTCGTAAAACGTGGCGAAGAGTACGTCGTCGTGATGAACGAAGAGGACCTTCCCGCGCTTCGTCTGAACGCCGGATACCGTCGCATGCTGCGTACCAAGACGACGGAAAAAGATGTGCGCGACTACGTCAAGGAGCGCTACCGCTCCGCCATCCAGCTTCTCCGCAACATCGAGCAGCGCAAGAACACGATCGTCCGCACCTGCGATGTCATCGTGCGTCGGCAGCAGGAATTTCTGGAGCGTGGCGTCGACGGTCTTCGTCCCATGATGATCAAAGAGGTCGCGGAAGAGATCGGCGTGCATCCCTCGACCGTCAGCCGCGCCGTGGCCAATAAATACGTCCATACTGCACAGGGCGTGTACGAACTTCGCTTTTTCTTCAGCGAAGGCGTCAATGGTCCCGAAGGTGGCGACCTGCCGTTGCTCCTTCTGAAAAAGAAGGTGAAAAAGCTAATTGAAGAGGAAGATCCCCGCAAGCCCTTGACGGACGATCATCTGACGGCAGAGCTCAATCGGCAGGGAATTCGCGTGACTCGCCGCACCGTTGCGAAGTATCGCGAAGATATGCAGATCCCCAGCACACATCGAAGACGCAAACGGGACTAAGATGGCATATCTGACCTGCCACCCATCTCCGGCAGGCCGCATCCTACTGACTTAAACCCGGGCCGAAACAACGGTCCCGAAAGAAAGAGGTCGCAATGCAGATTGAATTCACTGGCAGACAGTTCACCATCTACCCGAAACTTCGTACCCAGGCGCAGGCCGGTTTGGATCGAATTGAAACAATTATCGGAAGCAACTGTACCGCGCACGTGATCCTGAGCGAAGACAAGTTCAGAAAGATCGCCGAAGTGAATCTTCAGTGCAAGCAGCATTCAGATTTCACGGCAAGCTGTGAGGCGAAGGAGATGGAGCAGGCCTTGCATGACGCCCTCGACAAGGTGGAGAAACAGGTGACCAAGGTCAGCAAGAAAGCCACGACCCTGCGCCGTCATCCGGTACAGAACGCGGAAGGTTCTGTACGTCTGCAGACCGGCGACGTCCTGGCAGAGTTCGCGTAGTCTGCTGCCACGCGGTAGTGCTAGCATCTCCGCATGGCGAAGAAAGCCGCGAAAAGCGTAAAGAAGACCGACAACAAGAGCGCCGTGGCCCCGAAGAAAATCTCCGGAGCGCGGCGCTCTTCGTTATCGAGGCCAAACTCCAGTTCAAAATCCAGCCCCAAATCGAGTCGCAAAACTCCACCGCCGATTCTCGACCAACCACGCGAGCTCGTTGTCCTCACCGGCATCTCCGGCGCAGGCAAGCTCTCTGCACTGAAGGCCTTTGAAGATCTCGGTTTCTATTCCGTCGACAATCTTCCCCTCGAACTCATCCCACGCTTTGCCGACCTCGTGCATGGCTCCAGGGAGATTCGCCGCGCGGCCATCGGCGTCGACATTCGCGAAGGCCTCATCGAGCGCTTTCCCGCCATCCTGAAGCAGGTGCGCAAGGTCCTCCCTACGACGGTCGTCTATTTGGAAGCTTCGGATGATGTGCTCGTTCGCCGCTATTCGGAGACGCGTCGCCCGCATCCATTGGGCCGCGGGGAAACAGTCATCCGTTCCATCCGCTCCGAGCGGAAGCGGCTCGATCCCGTCCGCAACGTGGCCGATGTTCTGATCGATACCGGAAAATTCAACGTCCACGAACTGCGCGCGCATATCAATCAGCAGTTCGAACGCGGCGACCATGATCGCGGCCTGCTGATCTCCACCACGAGCTTCGGTTTCAAAAACGGCGTTCCCACGGACTCCGACCTCGTCTTCGACGTGCGCTTTCTTCCCAACCCTCACTTCATCCCGGAGTTCCGCCCGCTCACCGGACAGGATCCTCGCGTGGCCGAATACGTCATGAGTTTTCCTCAAACGAAAGAGTTTTTGGAACGCGTCGAACAGCTTCTGCTTTTTCTCCTGCCGCACTACGTGAAGGAAGGGAAGAGCTATCTCACCGTCGCCTTCGGTTGCACCGGAGGGCAGCACCGTTCGGTGGCCATTGCGGAAGAGATGAAAAAACGCCTCGCCGCTCACGACTACCGGGCCAATATCTCGCATCGCGATATGCCCCGTCTGGAAGGCGCAAAGAAAGCGTAGCCCCGCGCAAACCGTTAGAATGAACCTTGTGCCGATCTGCCAAGAGAACGAGTTAGCGCGATGAGACGCATCCTGCGCCTGCTCTCCTATCTCCGCCCCTACCTGCTTTTTTCGCTGCTCTCCGTCGTGCTCATGGCGGTCGTGGGCGCGCTGGCGGCATTCCGCATTCTTCTCGTCAAACCCATTTTTGAGAATGTGCTCTCCTCGGACGCTTCCCCCGACCGCGTTCTTGTTTACAACGTTCCGCGGACACACTGGCACATCGATCTGCAGTACTTCATCCCGCACCACTTTCATAACGCATGGAATGTCGTAGCCTTCGCGCTGGTAGTTTCGGCCGTAGTGAAATCCCTCTGCGACTACGCCGGAACGTATCTGGTGAACTACGCCGGATTCGGCATGATCACGGACCTTCGCAACGACCTTTACAACGCGGTCCTGCGTCGGTCGGTTTCTTTCTTCCAGAAGAACAGCACTGGTTCGCTGCTCTCCACGCTCATCAACGACATCGAGCGCGTCCAGGTGGCGATGTCGAGTGTGTTGAGTGAGTTTCTTCAGCAGATCTTCACCTTTATCTTCACGGTCACGGTCGCGATTATCGTCGGCGGACGTATGGCGTGGCTGCTTCTGCTCTTTGTGCCGATCATCATCTCTTCCGCTCGGCGCATTGGCCGCCGCGTTCGCCAGACGACGCGCAGCGGTCAGGATAAGCTTGCGGAGATCCAGAACATCCTGCATGAAACCATCACGGGCAATCGCATCGTGAAGGCCTTCGGCATGGAGCGCTGGGAGATGACCCGCTTCCGCACCGCAGCGCGACGCCTCTTCCGCGCCAACCTCAAATCGGTCAGCGTGCAGGCTATCTCGTCTCCGCTGATGGATGCCATCGGTGCCATCGCCATCGCTCTGTTGCTGTGGATCGGACGTCGACTGATCGTTGCGCACGAACTGTCGGCTGGTTCGTTCATCACGTTTCTCATCGCCGTCTTTACGCTCTACGATCCGGTGCGCAAGTTTGCGCTCTTCTACAACAGCTTCCAACAGGCCCTCGGAGCCAGCGAAGATATCTTCAAGTTCCTCGACGCGCAGGACGAAGTGCCGGAGAAGAAGAACGCTCACGTCCTCAAAGAGTTCAAAGACACCATCGTCTTCGACAACGTCGGTTTCAGCTATCAGGAAGACGATGATGCGGAAGAAAAGCTGGTTCTCTCGGAGATCGATCTTGTCGTTCCGCGCGGTGAAGTGCTCGCCCTCGTCGGCCCTAGCGGTGCAGGCAAGTCCACGCTGGTCAAACTCATCCCGCGCTTCTTCGATGTCACGGCTGGACGCATCACCTTCGATGGGCACGACATTCGCGATCTCACCATCGACAGCGTGCGCAAGCTGATCGGCAAGGTCACGCAGGACACCGTCCTCTTCAACGACACCGTGCGTAACAACATCGCCTACGGCCAGCCCGACGTTCCGCTAGAACGTGTGCAGCATGCTGCAAAGATCGCCCTTGCGCATGACTTCATCGAGAACCTCCCCAACGGCTACGACACCGTAATCGGCGAAAAGGGCTTTCGTCTCTCCGGTGGAGAGCGCCAGCGTCTGGCCATCGCCCGCGCGGTGCTCAAGAACGCACCGATTCTGGTCCTCGACGAAGCGACCTCGGCACTCGATACCGAAAGCGAATCACTGGTACAGGCCGCCCTCTCCAACCTGATGGAGGGCCGCACGGTCTTCGTGGTGGCGCATCGCCTGGCGACGGTTCGCCGGGCCAATCGGATCGCCGTGATTGAAAAAGGAAAGATCGTAGAGCTCGGTTCACACGCTGAGCTGATCGCCGCCGGTGGACTCTATCGTCGTCTCTACGAGATGCAGTTTGTGGATGAACCCCGTGCCGCAGAAGTACAAGAACCAATCCCGGAAGGAATCGCATGACTCTCGCAGTTCGTTCCATGACCGGCTTCGCTACGGCAACCGGCAGCGTGTCGGAACAACTTGGATTTTCCATCTCCGCCAAGAGTGTCAATCACCGCTTTCTCGATCCGCACTTGCGTCTGCCCTCCGGCTGCGACGCGCTGGAGATGGATCTTCGCCGCGCGCTGAAGGAATATGTCCGTCGCGGTCACGTCGAGATCACCGTGCAGCTCGACCGCTCCTCCCGGACGAACGTGCAGGTGAATATGCCCGTTGTTCGCGCGCACTACGAGGCCTTTCAGACCGCCGCAAGCGAACTGCGCCTGAATGTCTCTCCTGACCTCAACGCGATCCTTCGTGTTCCCGGCGCGCTCTCCGCGGACGCGCCCACGGGCTCCGAAGACATGGCCGCCCTTCAATCCGCCGTCATGGCGCTTGTTCCGCAGCTTCTCGAAGATCTCAACCGGATGCGCGAGCACGAAGGTGCAGCCCTCGTCGCCGAGCTGCGCGCCGAGATGGGCCGCATTCGCGACGCCGTAACAGAAGTCCGCAGCCTTCGTGCTGAGACAGCACCGCAGATGGCCGAGGTCCTCCGCGAACGCCTCCGCGCCTTGCTCGCAGACACGCCCATCAACGAGGACCGCGTCCTCACCGAAGCCGCTCTACTCGCCGAACGCGGCGACGTCGACGAAGAGATGGTCCGCCTGGACGCGCACGTCGATCATTTTCTGCAGATGCTCGACGAGGGGGGAGAAGTAGGCAAACGGCTCGACTTTCTTCTGCAGGAGTTCAACCGTGAAGCCAACACCCTGCTCTCGAAAACCGGCGGTTCAGCACATAGCCTTCGCATCACCGAACACGCGCTCAACGTGAAATCCGAGATCGAACGGGCGCGCGAGCAGGTCCAGAACCTCGAATAGCTCGCGAGACCCGTATACACTCATACGTATTCCCTCATGGCCGGCATCCTTTTCATCATTTCGGCGCCCTCGGGCTCAGGCAAATCCACGCTGGTGTCGCAGCTTCGCTCTCTCGTGGAAGGGCTGGACTTCTCTGTCTCCTACACCACGCGCTCTCCGCGTGGGTCAGAGGAAGATGGGCGCGAGTATCACTTCACCACGCGCGAAATCTTCGAAGGCATGATGGAAGCGGATGAGTTTCTGGAGCACGCCAGCGTCTTCGGCAACTACTACGGCACCGCGCGTTCGGCACTCGCACTCGCCGCGGAACACGGCCGCGACCTTCTGTTGGATATCGACGTGCAGGGTGCAATGCAGGTGATGGGACGCGTTCCCGAAGCCGTGTCGATCTTCATCATGCCGCCTTCTCCTCAGGTGCTGGAGCAGCGTCTGCGCAATCGCTCCGCCGCCGAACACATGACGGACGAAGAGGTGATCCAGCGCCGCCTGGCACAGGCCGCCAGCGAACTCAAATACATCGCGGAGTACGACTACGCCATCGTGAACGATGTGCTCGATGTAGCCGTCGCTGAGTTGAAGGCGATCGTGCTCACGGAGCGCGATGTACTTGACGATGACCTTCCCCTCCTGGCGGCATCCTGTCGCACCTCGGGCGCTTCCATCCGGCTCACGCAGGCGCTAGCCAGCTTCACCGGCGCCTAAGCCTGACGTCAGGCGTTGCCACCAGTCGAACCCATGCAGACCGTTCAATAATCGTCGAAAAAGTACTTTCCGCTTTGTTGTGCTTGGAGTAAATTCTTAAGCATTCGCACGACAATCTGAGCAGCTGAAGGGACACGCACATGACGACCCCGAAGGAATCTCTGCAGAATAAATACAGCCTCGTCAAGGGTGCTGCACGCCGTGCACGTCAGCTTCAGTCCGGAGCATCCCCTCTCATCGTTCCCCGTTCCATCAAGGCCTGCCGTGTGGCACAGGACGAGATCCGCTCCGGACACGTCAGTTTTGGCATTCCAGAGCCCAAGCATGTGGTGTTGCCGCTCACCGTCTAGAATGGCAGTAGCTGCATGACACGTGAGACCACAGAACGCCTGCGCGCATACGTTGATTACCTCCGCGACCTGGGCGTCTATGATCTCTATCGTCGTGGAGAACCGCGTCCCGAGTTCGCGAACCTGCTTGCACCTGCGCAGATGCCACGGCCTGTTGCGACCACACTGGCTGCTGCTCCAGCAAGACCGGCAGCGCCGCCCGTAAGGACTCCGGTCCCCGCCCCGGCGGCAGCGTCCACACTCTCGCCCTTTGCTGCTTCTCAGCAGAGGGCCAATGCTCCAGCGCCGTCTAAGCCAGCAACACCGCCGCCACCGCCTCTGGAACTCTCGCCAGCCTTCGCCCCACCTGATATGCCTCTGATCAGCTTCAACGCCCGCGCCGAACTTCCGCAGCATCGCGCCCTGCCTGACGATAAGGCTGCCACCCTGCAAAGTGTCCGCCATCATATTGGCGACTGCACCCGCTGTCCTCTCGCCTACGCTGGCCGTCGCAACATCGTCTTCGCGGACGGCAACCCCAACGCCCGCCTGATGTTTGTAGGTGAAGGCCCTGGCGCGGATGAGGATGCCAGCGGAGTTCCCTTCGTCGGCAAAGCCGGTCAACTTTTGAACAACATGATCAACGCGATGGGTCTCAAGCGCGAAGAGGTCTACATCGCCAACATCGTGAAGTGCCGCCCACCCGGCAACCGCAACCCTGAACCGGTCGAGGCCAATACCTGCTCCCAGTTCCTCGTGGACCAGATCGACATCGTGCAGCCGCAGATCATCGTCGCGCTCGGGGCCATCGCTGCAACCTATCTCCTTGGCGTCAAGAGGCCTCTCGTTGCCCTCCGTGGCCAGTGGCATGACGTACGGGGCTCCAAAACTGCTGTCACCTACCATCCCGCCTACCTTCTCCGTGATCCCAGCATGAAGGGTGAAGCCTGGAAAGATCTCCAGCGCGTCATGGTGGAGATGGGCCTGAAGAGCTAGCGGCACTAAACTGGAAGCTGTGTCTCTCTTCGCCGATGTCGCCCTTCCAGTGCCTCTGGACAAACCCTTCACCTATGCGGTGAACGGCGTGGTTCCCGTGGTCGGCGCGCGTGTCATCGTTCCCTTCAGCGGACAGCGCCTCATGGGCGTCGTCGTCCGTCTCCATAACATCGCACCCACGGACGGTTTCGAGATCAAGCCGATCCAGCAGGTGCTCGACTCGGAAGCGCTTCTCGACCGCTATCTTCTGAAGCTAGCCGAGTGGATCGCGCAGTACTATGTTGCTCCGCTCGGAGAAGTCCTGCGCGGCATGCTTCCGCTCATGGCCGAGGTCAAACGCGACCTGCTCTATCGCATCACCGACCATGGCCGCAAAGTTCTTTATGAAGGCGCGGAGAAGGGCTCGTCGCGCCGCTCGAAACTTTCGCCAGAAGACCAGAACCGCGAGTACGCCATCCTCAACTACCTCGACAGTGGCGAACCCGCGAAGCCCTCCGCGATTCGTTCCGCGACGCAGGCAGGGAAGGCGCTCCTCGATGCCATGGCGCGCAAAAAATGGCTCTTACGCGAAGCCGTTGCGGACACACGCGACGCCCGTCGTCTCGAAAAGATCGCCGTGCTTGTGGAAGACACGCGCATGCCGAAGCTCAACGAGAATCAGCAGCTTATCCTCGCCGAACTCGCCGCCGCGGGCGGACGTATGCGCGTGCGAGATCTTCGCAACAGTGGAACTCTGCTCGAAAATAAGGTTCCCGAAAGCACCCTGGCCACGCTGGTCAAACGCAACCTCGTCCGCATCGATGAAGAGCCGGAGACCTTCTACCTCGGAGGCGTTCACGCCGAGGGCAAGAAGCACGCGCACGAACACGCCCTGAATGAGACGCAGACTGAGGCGTATGCCGCCATTGCCATTGCGCTGGATAAGGGTGGTTTCCAACCGCATCTCCTCTACGGCGTCACCGGCTCCGGAAAAACCGCTGTCTACTTCGCAGCAATGAAGCGCGCGCTCGAAGCCGGAAAATCGTCCCTCCTGCTCGTCCCCGAGATAGGCCTCACTCCCGCCATGGCCGCGCAGATGTTCGCCGCCTTTGGAGACGACGTCGCCCTTCTGCATTCGCAACTCACGCCCGATGAGCGTGCTGAACAGTGGCATCGCATCCGTCGTGGAGATGCCCGCATCGTCGTCGGCACACGCTCCGCCGTCTTCGCGCCTGTGGCGAACCTCGGCCTCATCGTCATCGACGAAGAGCACGACAGCAGCTACAAGCAGGAAGAAACGCCCCGCTATCATGGCCGCGACACGGCGGTCATGCGCGCCAAGCTTCTTGATATTCCAATCGTCCTCGGCTCGGCTACACCCTCGCTGGAAAGCTGGGCCAACGCACAGAAGGGCCGATACGCGCTCATCACCATGGCCGAGCGTGTCTCAAATCGCCCCCTGCCTGCAGTCGAACTCATCGATATGCGGGAAGAGTTCCGCAACACCGGCACCGATCAGATCTTCTCCCGCCAACT
This genomic stretch from Terriglobus saanensis SP1PR4 harbors:
- the priA gene encoding replication restart helicase PriA, with translation MSLFADVALPVPLDKPFTYAVNGVVPVVGARVIVPFSGQRLMGVVVRLHNIAPTDGFEIKPIQQVLDSEALLDRYLLKLAEWIAQYYVAPLGEVLRGMLPLMAEVKRDLLYRITDHGRKVLYEGAEKGSSRRSKLSPEDQNREYAILNYLDSGEPAKPSAIRSATQAGKALLDAMARKKWLLREAVADTRDARRLEKIAVLVEDTRMPKLNENQQLILAELAAAGGRMRVRDLRNSGTLLENKVPESTLATLVKRNLVRIDEEPETFYLGGVHAEGKKHAHEHALNETQTEAYAAIAIALDKGGFQPHLLYGVTGSGKTAVYFAAMKRALEAGKSSLLLVPEIGLTPAMAAQMFAAFGDDVALLHSQLTPDERAEQWHRIRRGDARIVVGTRSAVFAPVANLGLIVIDEEHDSSYKQEETPRYHGRDTAVMRAKLLDIPIVLGSATPSLESWANAQKGRYALITMAERVSNRPLPAVELIDMREEFRNTGTDQIFSRQLILETQAALDRGEQAMILLNRRGYSYVVMCRACGDKIQCENCAISMTFHKPVLGADAHAHAGERLECHYCGFRRNVPKRCPKCESEHLYYLGAGSQQGEERLQEIFPGARIGRMDRDTVRTRVDMERMLSRLHSGEINLLVGTQMIAKGHDIHGVTVVGVVGCDHALGLPDFRAAERVFQLLTQVSGRAGRGDAPGRVVVQTYHPDHYAIRFAARHDYLGFVAKEMQYRRWMHYPPNTVLTNIVLQSQKLEEASAWAANIGKWFVSRGTPGLRVLGPAAAPIVRLKRIYRFHFVLKAEKRQTLNSILYAMLAHADAQGIPRRGILIDVDALHLM